TCGACCACTCCATGCCGTCATCGCCAGCGCCGCGGCCGTGGCCATCGCCGTACCCCCGGCGGGCAGCAACCCCGAACCGATCAGCACGTCGGCAGCACCGAAGCAAGCCTCGGCCAGCGGGCAGGCAATGGATCAACGACCGATCGTCTTCGCCCACCGGGGTGCCTCGGGCTACCGGCCTGAGCACACCATCGAGGCCTACGAGTTCGCGATCCAGATGGGCTCCGATGCCCTGGAGCCCGACCTGGTCGCCACCAAGGACGGCGTGCTCGTGGCCCGGCACGAGCCCTGGCTCGGTCACACCACGGACGTCGCCGACCGTCCGGAGTTCGCCGACCGGCAGACCACGAAGACCGTGAGTGGACGGCTCATCGAGGACGAGTGGTTCGCAGAGGACTTCACCCTCGCCGAGCTGAAGACGCTGCGTGCGGTAGAGCCGCTGCAGGACATCCGCCAGCACAACACCATCTACGACGGCCGCTTCGAGATCGCGACGTTCCAGGAGATCATCGACCTCGCGAAGAAGGCGAGCCGCGGCGGTCGTCAGATTGGGCTGTTCCCGGAAACCAAGCATCCGACATACTTCAGGTCGATCGGCTTGCCGCTCGAAGAGCCGCTCATCGACATCATCAAGCGCAACGGCCTCAACCGCGTGAACGGCCCTGTGCTGGTGCAGTCGTTCGAACCGACCAGCCTGCGCAAGCTCGACGACGCCCTGAAGGTGCCGGTTGTCCAGGCGATCACCACATCAGGCGCCCCGTACGACACGATCGCCAACGGTGAAGGGCCGACCTACGCCGACATGGTGACCCCCGAGGGCCTGGAGGAGATCGCTACCTACGCGGACTGGATCGGCCCCAACAAGAACCTGGTCATTCCCAGGGAGTCCGACGGCTCGCTCGGCGAACCTTCCTCGCTGGTGGCCGACGCCAAAGCCGCCGGCCTCGATGTGATGGCGTGGACGTTCCGCAACGAGAACCAGTATTTGCCGACCGATCTGCGCTGGGGCGACGATCCAGGTGACTACGGCGACGCCTTCGCCGAGTTCCAGGCGTTCTTCGAGGCCGGCGTCGAAGGTGTGTGGGCAGACAACCCCGACACCGCGATGATGGCCCGGGACGACTTCCTCAACGGGCAGGACTAGTCTTCGACCACGTTCACCATGGGTTCGCTCGGAGCTACGTTGGGCATCCCATGGCTGGCCATGATCTCCTCGTACGTGCCGTTGGCCGCTAGCTCGTGTAGAGCTTCGGCCAGCGGTTCGGCGAGACCGTGTTCCTGGCCGACGATGAACGTCGACGTGCCCCGGCCGGTGACGTGGCCGCCAAGGCTGAGTTCTGGGAAATCGCTCAGCGCACGTGCGCCCATGACCTCGTCAGTGGGCGCGGCGTCGATATCGCCTGCCGCGACGGCCTCGCTGGTGGAGATGTCGTCGGGGGTGTACGAAACGAGTTCTATCGACTCGCCCATGGCCTCGCAGAGGGCGGAGATCTCGGCGAAGTAGCCGGCCAGCCTCGGC
This portion of the Phytoactinopolyspora mesophila genome encodes:
- a CDS encoding glycerophosphodiester phosphodiesterase gives rise to the protein MPFRRPLHAVIASAAAVAIAVPPAGSNPEPISTSAAPKQASASGQAMDQRPIVFAHRGASGYRPEHTIEAYEFAIQMGSDALEPDLVATKDGVLVARHEPWLGHTTDVADRPEFADRQTTKTVSGRLIEDEWFAEDFTLAELKTLRAVEPLQDIRQHNTIYDGRFEIATFQEIIDLAKKASRGGRQIGLFPETKHPTYFRSIGLPLEEPLIDIIKRNGLNRVNGPVLVQSFEPTSLRKLDDALKVPVVQAITTSGAPYDTIANGEGPTYADMVTPEGLEEIATYADWIGPNKNLVIPRESDGSLGEPSSLVADAKAAGLDVMAWTFRNENQYLPTDLRWGDDPGDYGDAFAEFQAFFEAGVEGVWADNPDTAMMARDDFLNGQD